From a single Longimicrobium sp. genomic region:
- a CDS encoding DUF2071 domain-containing protein, with product MKPPEPAARGAFLTAEWRWLAMLNYEVPPALLRPLVPAGTELDEWGGVTYASVVGFMFLRTRVLGIPIPFHRDFEELNLRFYVRHKGPEGWRRGVVFVKEIVPRFAIAAVARWVYNENYAALPMRHRNDVRPDSGGSVEYGWRHRGRWCALRASVAGPSAPAADGSEAEFITEHYWGYARQRDGGTVEYQVEHPRWKVWRAQSATLDCDVAALYGPAFAECLSTPPRSALLADGSPIVVRTGARIA from the coding sequence ATGAAGCCCCCTGAACCCGCTGCCCGCGGCGCCTTCCTGACCGCCGAGTGGCGGTGGCTGGCGATGCTGAACTACGAAGTGCCCCCCGCCCTGCTGCGTCCCCTCGTTCCCGCCGGAACGGAGCTGGACGAGTGGGGCGGCGTCACCTACGCCAGCGTGGTGGGCTTCATGTTCCTGCGGACGCGGGTGCTGGGGATTCCGATCCCCTTCCATCGCGACTTCGAGGAGCTGAACCTGCGCTTCTACGTGCGGCACAAGGGGCCGGAGGGCTGGCGGCGCGGCGTGGTGTTCGTAAAGGAAATCGTGCCGCGCTTCGCCATCGCGGCGGTCGCCCGCTGGGTGTACAACGAGAACTACGCCGCGCTGCCCATGCGGCACCGCAACGACGTCCGGCCGGATTCGGGTGGATCGGTGGAGTATGGGTGGCGCCACCGCGGCCGCTGGTGCGCGCTGCGGGCGTCCGTGGCGGGCCCTTCCGCCCCGGCGGCGGACGGCTCCGAGGCGGAGTTCATCACCGAGCACTACTGGGGATACGCCCGCCAGCGCGACGGCGGCACGGTGGAGTACCAGGTGGAGCATCCGCGCTGGAAGGTGTGGCGCGCACAATCCGCCACGCTGGACTGCGACGTGGCCGCGCTGTACGGCCCCGCCTTCGCCGAGTGCCTCTCCACCCCACCGCGCTCCGCCCTGCTCGCCGACGGCTCGCCCATCGTGGTCCGCACAGGCGCGCGCATCGCCTGA
- a CDS encoding AMIN-like domain-containing (lipo)protein: MTGRAFGTMMIAAVLAGCGEQGNELREATERRRATEARDDSAVADSAPRAPARLPAFVLADSTPAAQPADSAAATPAPGADSAAAPSPAPAPAPQADWTSGRTQVRRRPGGVATLREVRTAPNAGFDRFVVALGADAIPGYRIEYVDRPVHQCGSGEATKIAGDGWLSITLHAARAHDDQGRATIGQRERALSLPVLREYEFTCDFEAEVQIVLGVASPNRYRVLELANPSRLVIDVQH; encoded by the coding sequence ATGACGGGACGGGCATTCGGGACGATGATGATCGCCGCCGTGCTGGCGGGGTGCGGCGAGCAGGGCAACGAGCTGCGCGAGGCCACTGAGCGGCGTCGCGCCACGGAGGCGCGGGACGACTCGGCGGTGGCGGATTCTGCGCCGCGCGCACCCGCGCGCCTGCCGGCCTTCGTGCTGGCGGACTCCACCCCCGCCGCGCAGCCGGCGGACAGCGCCGCCGCGACTCCGGCTCCCGGCGCCGATTCCGCCGCGGCGCCGTCACCGGCCCCCGCGCCCGCGCCGCAGGCGGACTGGACGTCGGGACGCACGCAGGTCCGCCGCCGGCCCGGCGGGGTGGCGACGCTGCGCGAGGTGCGCACGGCGCCGAACGCGGGCTTCGACCGCTTCGTCGTGGCGCTGGGGGCGGATGCCATTCCGGGGTACCGCATCGAGTACGTCGACCGGCCGGTGCACCAGTGCGGCTCGGGCGAGGCCACGAAGATCGCCGGCGACGGGTGGCTCTCCATCACCCTTCACGCCGCGCGCGCCCACGACGACCAGGGCCGCGCCACCATCGGGCAGCGTGAGCGGGCGCTGTCGCTTCCCGTGCTGCGCGAATACGAGTTCACGTGCGACTTCGAGGCCGAGGTGCAGATCGTCCTCGGCGTCGCATCCCCTAATCGCTACCGCGTGCTCGAGCTCGCGAACCCCAGCAGGCTCGTGATCGACGTCCAGCACTGA
- the fdhD gene encoding formate dehydrogenase accessory sulfurtransferase FdhD, protein MQNDPTPVRATRRGSTVRRRIERVAVSPEGALRRTRDDALATEEPLEIRVLGGDGVAHRVAVTMRTPGADFELAAGFLYGEGLIDGPNAVRAIRYCTEAEQLYNVVNVVLAPGVPFDAASLARNFYTTSSCGVCGKASIEAVMGPACVRVAGGVTVDAETLISLPLRLRQAQAVFERTGGLHAAAQFTPDGELVRVREDVGRHNAMDKLVGAALLAGELPLAEHVVLVSGRLSFELVQKAARAGAAVLAGVSAPSSLAVELAEQAGMTLAGFVREPGFNIYTGGERIASRVREKVGG, encoded by the coding sequence ATGCAGAACGATCCCACGCCGGTGAGGGCCACGCGCCGGGGCAGCACGGTCCGCCGACGCATCGAGCGCGTCGCCGTCTCGCCCGAGGGCGCGCTGCGCCGCACGCGCGACGATGCGCTGGCGACGGAGGAGCCGCTGGAGATCCGCGTTCTCGGCGGCGACGGCGTGGCGCACCGCGTGGCGGTGACCATGCGGACGCCGGGGGCCGACTTCGAGCTGGCGGCTGGCTTCCTGTACGGCGAAGGGCTGATCGACGGGCCGAACGCGGTGCGTGCCATCCGCTACTGCACCGAGGCCGAGCAGCTGTACAACGTGGTGAACGTGGTGCTGGCGCCGGGCGTGCCGTTCGACGCGGCGAGCCTGGCGCGCAACTTCTACACGACGTCCAGCTGCGGGGTGTGCGGCAAGGCATCCATCGAGGCGGTGATGGGCCCGGCGTGCGTGCGGGTGGCGGGTGGGGTCACGGTAGATGCCGAGACGCTGATCTCCCTCCCCCTGCGGCTGCGGCAGGCGCAGGCCGTCTTCGAGCGGACGGGCGGGCTACACGCGGCGGCGCAGTTCACGCCCGATGGCGAGCTGGTGCGGGTGAGGGAAGACGTGGGCCGCCATAACGCGATGGACAAGCTGGTGGGCGCCGCGCTGCTTGCGGGCGAGCTGCCGCTGGCGGAACACGTGGTGCTGGTGAGCGGGCGGTTGAGCTTCGAGCTGGTGCAGAAGGCCGCCCGGGCGGGCGCGGCGGTGCTGGCGGGCGTTTCGGCGCCCAGCAGCCTGGCGGTGGAGCTGGCGGAGCAGGCGGGGATGACGCTCGCGGGGTTCGTCCGCGAGCCGGGATTCAACATCTACACGGGAGGCGAGCGCATCGCTTCCCGTGTTCGCGAAAAGGTGGGCGGATGA
- a CDS encoding CDP-alcohol phosphatidyltransferase family protein produces MPPAQPEKLPWGAPPLPTQIHPDTPWTWPNLITAVRLVAGMVLFTLAALYGDERLNLWGLGVYWSLDILDGAVARWLNQETLFGGQFDILADRLLVAFFYLNELYLYPALAVPVVLFLIQFMGVDHYLSNQYLRYPRMISPNYYYLVNKRVWELNWSPLGKVFNTGLVTALLVLTRSPVLVTAVVVGILVVKFYSVALVFRTPAPAA; encoded by the coding sequence ATGCCGCCAGCCCAGCCCGAGAAGCTTCCCTGGGGCGCACCGCCGCTTCCCACGCAGATCCATCCCGACACCCCGTGGACGTGGCCCAACCTGATCACGGCCGTGCGGCTGGTGGCGGGGATGGTGCTGTTCACCCTGGCGGCGCTGTACGGCGACGAGCGGCTGAACCTGTGGGGGCTGGGCGTCTACTGGTCGCTCGACATCCTGGACGGCGCCGTGGCCCGCTGGCTGAACCAGGAGACGCTGTTCGGCGGGCAGTTCGACATTTTGGCCGACCGCCTGCTCGTAGCCTTCTTCTACCTCAACGAGCTGTACCTGTACCCGGCGCTGGCCGTTCCCGTGGTGCTGTTCCTCATCCAGTTCATGGGCGTGGACCACTACCTGAGCAACCAGTACCTGCGCTACCCGCGCATGATCTCGCCCAACTACTACTACCTGGTCAACAAGCGGGTGTGGGAGCTCAACTGGTCGCCGCTGGGCAAGGTGTTCAACACCGGCCTGGTGACGGCGCTGCTGGTGCTCACCCGCTCGCCCGTGCTGGTGACCGCCGTCGTCGTGGGCATCCTGGTGGTCAAGTTCTACTCGGTGGCGCTGGTCTTCCGCACGCCCGCCCCGGCCGCCTGA
- a CDS encoding M3 family metallopeptidase, giving the protein MNPIASALMTTAAEPRAVLHDNPLLTYRDAIPFDRIRAAHVVPAVRAVLAQAADELNAIIQLDGPRTYDNTVGALEEVTERMGRVTRPVGHLSSVMDTPDLREAWETVLPEIAAFNARLALNPALWAAVKAYADTDDARALQGVRARHLEKVVLEFRRAGADLPPEQKERVEALRVELSQLAQTYANHVLDSTNAWELVLTDEAELEGLPDSARAQARASAAAKGVDGWRFTLQLPSYQAFMQYAARRDLRQRMYDAYMSRAADGPHDNRPVLRRILAVRRELAGILGFADWADYTLEDSMAGSGARAVEFEADLVARTRPVWQRQIAELEAFARAELGLDEMAPWDMSYAIEQMRRARYDLDAEELRPYFPLDRVLEGLFEIARRLFGVRVQPRHVSEVWHATVGFYDVFDEAGSLLGGFYADWYPREEKRGGAWMAGLVVGGPRPAGWEPHLAVVAANVSPPEGGRPALLTHREVQTVFHEFGHLLHHVLSRVEVPALGGTRVATDWVELPSQIMENWTWERPALDLFARHWDTGEPIPEALFQKMKAARVHMGAHLQMRQLSFGTMDLALHVHFDPASSEDPVERAQRVMEGFHTRPEYAHDHFITSFAHIFSGGYGAGYYSYLWSEVLDADAFSRFEREGLFSREVGRDFVEHVLSQGDAADPAELFRRFMGRDPDPAALLRRNLGVETG; this is encoded by the coding sequence ATGAACCCGATCGCATCCGCGTTGATGACCACCGCCGCCGAGCCCCGCGCCGTGCTCCACGACAACCCGCTGCTCACGTACCGTGACGCCATTCCGTTCGACCGCATCCGGGCCGCGCACGTGGTGCCCGCCGTGCGCGCCGTGCTGGCGCAGGCCGCCGACGAGCTGAACGCCATCATCCAGCTGGATGGGCCGCGCACGTACGACAACACCGTAGGGGCGCTGGAAGAGGTCACGGAACGGATGGGGCGGGTCACCCGGCCGGTGGGGCACCTGTCGTCGGTGATGGACACGCCCGACCTGCGCGAGGCGTGGGAGACGGTGCTCCCCGAGATTGCGGCGTTCAACGCCCGCCTGGCGCTGAACCCGGCGCTGTGGGCCGCGGTAAAGGCCTACGCCGACACCGACGATGCCCGCGCGCTGCAGGGGGTGAGGGCGCGGCACCTGGAAAAGGTGGTGCTCGAGTTCCGCCGCGCGGGCGCCGACCTGCCGCCTGAGCAGAAAGAGCGCGTGGAGGCGCTGCGGGTGGAGCTGTCGCAGCTTGCGCAGACGTACGCCAACCACGTCCTCGACAGCACCAACGCGTGGGAGCTGGTGCTGACGGACGAGGCGGAGCTGGAAGGCCTTCCGGATTCGGCGCGGGCGCAGGCGCGCGCCTCGGCCGCGGCCAAGGGGGTGGATGGGTGGCGCTTCACCCTGCAGCTGCCTTCCTACCAGGCGTTCATGCAGTACGCCGCCCGCCGCGACCTGCGCCAGCGGATGTACGACGCGTACATGAGCCGCGCGGCCGACGGCCCGCACGACAACCGCCCCGTGCTGCGGCGCATTCTGGCGGTGCGCCGCGAGCTGGCCGGGATCCTGGGCTTTGCAGACTGGGCCGACTACACGCTGGAAGACAGCATGGCCGGCAGCGGCGCGCGCGCGGTGGAGTTCGAGGCGGACCTGGTGGCCCGCACCCGGCCCGTGTGGCAGCGGCAGATTGCCGAGCTGGAAGCGTTCGCGCGCGCCGAGCTGGGGCTGGACGAGATGGCGCCGTGGGACATGTCGTACGCCATCGAGCAGATGCGCCGCGCCCGGTACGACCTGGATGCCGAGGAGCTGCGGCCGTACTTCCCGCTGGACCGCGTGCTGGAAGGATTGTTCGAGATCGCCCGGCGGCTGTTCGGCGTGCGCGTGCAGCCGCGGCACGTCAGCGAGGTGTGGCACGCCACGGTGGGCTTCTACGACGTGTTCGACGAGGCGGGCAGCCTGCTGGGCGGGTTCTACGCCGACTGGTACCCGCGCGAGGAAAAGCGCGGCGGCGCATGGATGGCCGGGCTGGTGGTGGGCGGGCCGCGGCCGGCGGGGTGGGAGCCGCACCTGGCCGTGGTGGCGGCCAACGTCTCCCCCCCGGAGGGCGGCCGCCCCGCCCTGCTGACCCATCGCGAGGTGCAGACCGTCTTTCACGAGTTCGGGCACCTGCTTCACCACGTGCTTTCGCGCGTGGAGGTGCCCGCGCTGGGGGGAACGCGCGTGGCCACGGACTGGGTGGAGCTTCCGTCGCAGATCATGGAAAACTGGACGTGGGAGCGCCCCGCGCTGGACCTGTTCGCGCGGCACTGGGACACGGGCGAGCCCATCCCCGAGGCGCTCTTCCAGAAGATGAAGGCGGCGCGGGTGCACATGGGCGCGCACCTGCAGATGCGGCAGCTGAGCTTCGGGACGATGGACCTGGCGCTCCACGTGCACTTCGACCCGGCCTCGAGCGAAGACCCGGTGGAACGTGCGCAGCGGGTGATGGAGGGGTTCCACACGCGCCCCGAGTACGCGCACGACCACTTCATCACCAGCTTCGCGCACATCTTTTCGGGCGGATACGGGGCCGGGTACTACAGCTACCTGTGGTCGGAGGTGCTGGATGCGGACGCGTTCAGCCGGTTCGAGCGCGAGGGGCTGTTCAGCCGCGAGGTGGGGCGGGACTTCGTGGAGCACGTGCTCAGCCAGGGCGACGCCGCGGACCCGGCGGAGCTGTTCCGCCGGTTCATGGGCCGCGACCCGGACCCGGCCGCGCTGCTGAGGCGCAATCTTGGGGTGGAGACGGGGTAA
- a CDS encoding sialidase family protein — protein sequence MHTRIARSGLVLAACALTGCAQDPTQAQPAGPASSVAAAAGAPLHTGPENDYQPSLFRVNDGRLMTVFERLAPRTNSGDLYVSTSSDNGVSWSAPALIVGTRASERHPSVVQLPSGAFALFYLVVDSKGAYSIHRATSADGRTWTPRGAVSLGWGTAGDMNPSVIVGADGSLTMTYQRHNGTTYVGYLARSLDGGATWDARRTTVTGGGQGMLPRIARRASDGLYMATYQAAGADGKLAIFAKTSADPYAWPAQAAVISTVADSHDSQPIVLEDGRFLLMYIGLGSDAGYNLYYRTTDGAAWAPPVKLTTDLDLHDVEPHPVLHGTPGRVVLAWGRQRAPSSDFYIWVNPALDIE from the coding sequence ATGCACACGCGTATCGCACGTTCCGGCCTGGTCCTGGCCGCCTGCGCACTCACCGGCTGCGCCCAGGATCCCACGCAGGCGCAGCCCGCCGGCCCCGCATCGTCCGTTGCCGCGGCGGCCGGCGCGCCGCTGCACACGGGGCCGGAGAACGATTACCAGCCCAGCCTGTTCCGCGTGAACGACGGCCGCTTGATGACGGTGTTCGAGCGCCTGGCGCCGCGCACCAACTCGGGCGACCTGTACGTGTCGACCTCGTCCGACAACGGCGTGTCGTGGTCCGCGCCGGCGCTGATCGTGGGCACCCGGGCGAGCGAGCGCCACCCGTCGGTGGTGCAGCTGCCCTCGGGAGCGTTCGCGCTCTTCTACCTGGTGGTCGACTCCAAGGGCGCCTACAGCATCCATCGCGCGACGTCGGCGGACGGCAGGACGTGGACGCCGCGCGGGGCGGTGAGCCTGGGATGGGGCACGGCGGGCGACATGAACCCCTCCGTCATCGTGGGAGCGGACGGGTCGCTGACGATGACGTACCAGCGCCACAACGGAACCACGTACGTGGGATACCTGGCGCGCAGCCTGGACGGGGGCGCCACCTGGGATGCGCGCCGCACGACGGTGACCGGCGGCGGCCAGGGGATGCTGCCGCGAATCGCCCGGCGCGCGTCCGACGGGCTGTACATGGCGACGTACCAGGCTGCGGGCGCGGACGGCAAGCTCGCCATCTTCGCGAAGACCTCCGCCGACCCGTACGCCTGGCCCGCCCAGGCGGCCGTGATCTCCACGGTGGCGGACTCGCACGATTCGCAGCCCATCGTGCTGGAAGACGGGCGCTTCCTGCTGATGTACATCGGGCTGGGCAGCGATGCCGGCTACAACCTGTACTACCGCACCACCGATGGCGCCGCTTGGGCGCCTCCGGTGAAGCTGACCACGGACCTGGACCTGCACGACGTGGAGCCGCACCCGGTGCTGCACGGCACGCCCGGGCGCGTGGTCCTGGCCTGGGGGCGCCAGCGCGCCCCCTCGTCGGACTTCTACATCTGGGTGAATCCCGCGCTCGACATCGAGTAG
- a CDS encoding DUF445 domain-containing protein — translation MEIGRLTLPPLRDEEEKRVRLEKMKRVATGLLGVATLIFIVARIFEARYPWLGFIRATAEAAMVGAVADWFAVTALFRYPLGVKIPHTAIIPNRKDRIGKSLGNFVQNNFLSPPVISAKLREANVALKLAQWLANPDHGDTVGKHAAAAVTGLIQVLRDEEVQEIIEQSVMGRVRTTQVAPLMGSVLTLVTAENRHQELLDSAIRLFDRLFEENREVLRAKITQETPWWMPTAVNEEIYKRIARGIERTLVEVAHDPAHPLRGRFNEAVAEFVERLKSSPEMIARGEALKEEVLGHPAVRAYSAGLWADIKASVLRHSADPESEFRRRVGSAVTRFGGSLLEDEELLAKANGWVEQAVLYVIEQYRHEVADLIETTVQAWDPEDTTRKIELQIGRDLQYIRINGTLVGGLVGLLIYTVSRLLGAG, via the coding sequence ATGGAAATCGGCCGGCTGACCCTGCCCCCGCTGCGGGACGAGGAAGAAAAGCGCGTGCGGCTGGAAAAGATGAAGCGCGTCGCCACCGGCCTGCTGGGGGTGGCGACCCTCATCTTCATCGTCGCGCGCATCTTCGAGGCACGCTACCCATGGCTCGGCTTCATCCGCGCCACCGCCGAAGCCGCCATGGTGGGCGCCGTCGCCGACTGGTTCGCGGTGACGGCGCTGTTCCGCTATCCCCTGGGCGTAAAGATCCCGCACACCGCCATCATCCCCAACCGCAAGGACCGCATCGGCAAGAGCCTGGGCAACTTCGTCCAGAACAACTTCCTGTCGCCGCCCGTGATCTCCGCCAAGCTGCGCGAGGCCAACGTGGCGCTGAAGCTGGCGCAGTGGCTGGCCAACCCCGACCACGGCGACACGGTGGGCAAGCACGCCGCCGCCGCGGTCACCGGCTTGATCCAGGTGCTGCGCGACGAAGAGGTGCAGGAGATCATCGAGCAGAGCGTGATGGGCCGCGTGCGAACCACGCAGGTGGCGCCCCTGATGGGAAGCGTGCTGACGCTGGTGACGGCCGAAAACCGCCACCAGGAGCTGCTGGATTCCGCCATCCGCCTGTTCGACCGGCTGTTCGAGGAAAACCGCGAGGTCCTTCGCGCCAAGATCACCCAGGAAACGCCGTGGTGGATGCCCACGGCCGTGAACGAGGAGATCTACAAGCGGATCGCGCGTGGGATCGAACGGACCCTGGTGGAGGTGGCGCACGACCCCGCCCACCCGCTGCGGGGGCGGTTCAACGAGGCCGTCGCCGAGTTCGTGGAGCGGCTGAAGAGCTCGCCCGAGATGATCGCGCGGGGCGAGGCGCTGAAGGAAGAGGTGCTGGGCCACCCCGCCGTGCGCGCCTATTCGGCGGGCCTGTGGGCAGACATCAAGGCATCCGTCCTGCGCCACAGCGCCGACCCGGAGAGCGAGTTCCGGCGCCGCGTGGGGAGCGCCGTCACCCGCTTTGGCGGATCGCTGCTGGAAGACGAGGAGCTGCTGGCCAAGGCCAACGGGTGGGTGGAGCAGGCGGTGCTGTACGTAATCGAGCAGTACCGGCACGAGGTGGCCGACCTGATCGAAACCACGGTGCAGGCGTGGGACCCGGAAGACACCACCCGCAAGATCGAGCTGCAGATCGGCCGCGACCTGCAGTACATCCGCATCAACGGCACGCTGGTGGGCGGGCTGGTGGGGCTGCTGATCTACACCGTGTCGCGCCTCCTCGGCGCGGGATGA
- a CDS encoding aminotransferase class I/II-fold pyridoxal phosphate-dependent enzyme: MSINDLFASSLYTHFVSHYANPAGADLLARTEPFFEWQDARRAQGLWPYSRSLDGAPEAACAVRSETGTGAVGLNFLSQDYLGLSTHPEVVRAAERALRDHGMHSAGSGMLGGNTAPGLALESALAEALQVPHVALFSTGWGAGFGTITALVRPDDHVLLDTLSHACLQAGAAAATRNVVRFRHLDNEAVRRHLKKIRTRDAHNAVLVVTEGLFSMDSDIPAIEELQSICHEWGATLLVDMAHDFGQMGPRGSGSVGAQGMLGKVDLVMGAFSKTFGSNGGFVATRSPAVRQFIRVFGGPHIFSNAISQLQASVVAEALRIVRSDEGDVLRGRLGAAVGTLRGTLEERGVMALGTPSAVVPVVVGDAAVARVAGRMIFERGVFVNLVEYPAVPIKGSRFRMQVMATHTGAQARAAGVVVSDCIAEAKEIVQHGGVIQGPFTILTPPPSPLSVAAA, encoded by the coding sequence ATGTCCATCAACGATCTTTTTGCGTCATCGCTGTACACACATTTCGTTTCGCACTACGCCAATCCCGCGGGTGCCGACCTGCTCGCGCGGACGGAGCCGTTCTTCGAGTGGCAGGACGCGCGGCGGGCGCAGGGCTTGTGGCCGTACTCACGCTCGCTGGACGGCGCGCCCGAGGCTGCGTGCGCCGTGCGCAGCGAGACGGGAACCGGCGCCGTGGGGCTGAACTTCCTTTCGCAGGACTACCTGGGGCTTTCCACGCACCCGGAGGTGGTGCGGGCCGCGGAGCGCGCGCTGCGCGACCACGGGATGCACAGCGCCGGGTCGGGGATGCTGGGCGGCAACACCGCGCCCGGGCTCGCGCTGGAGTCCGCGCTGGCCGAGGCGCTGCAGGTGCCGCACGTGGCCCTGTTCTCCACCGGCTGGGGCGCGGGGTTCGGCACCATCACCGCGCTGGTGCGGCCGGACGACCACGTGCTGCTCGACACCCTGTCGCACGCCTGCCTGCAGGCGGGGGCCGCGGCGGCCACGCGCAACGTGGTGCGCTTCCGGCACCTGGACAACGAGGCGGTGCGCCGCCACCTGAAGAAGATCCGCACGCGCGACGCCCACAACGCCGTGCTGGTGGTGACCGAAGGCCTGTTCTCGATGGATTCCGACATCCCCGCCATCGAGGAGCTGCAGTCCATCTGCCACGAATGGGGGGCCACGCTGCTGGTGGACATGGCCCACGACTTCGGGCAGATGGGCCCGCGCGGCAGCGGCAGCGTGGGCGCGCAGGGAATGCTGGGGAAGGTGGACCTGGTGATGGGGGCCTTCAGCAAGACGTTCGGCTCCAACGGCGGCTTCGTGGCGACGCGCTCGCCCGCCGTGCGCCAGTTCATCCGCGTGTTCGGCGGCCCGCACATCTTTTCCAACGCCATCTCGCAGCTGCAGGCCAGCGTCGTGGCGGAGGCGCTCAGGATCGTGCGCTCGGACGAGGGCGACGTGCTGCGCGGACGCCTGGGCGCGGCGGTCGGTACGCTGCGCGGCACGCTGGAGGAGCGGGGGGTGATGGCGCTGGGAACGCCGTCGGCGGTGGTTCCCGTGGTGGTGGGCGACGCGGCGGTGGCGCGCGTGGCGGGGAGAATGATCTTCGAGCGCGGCGTGTTCGTGAACCTGGTGGAGTATCCCGCCGTGCCCATCAAGGGCTCGCGGTTTCGCATGCAGGTGATGGCCACGCACACCGGGGCGCAGGCGCGCGCCGCCGGCGTCGTCGTGTCCGACTGCATCGCCGAGGCGAAGGAGATCGTCCAGCACGGCGGCGTGATCCAGGGTCCCTTCACCATCCTGACGCCGCCTCCGTCGCCCCTGTCGGTCGCGGCCGCCTGA
- a CDS encoding GlsB/YeaQ/YmgE family stress response membrane protein, giving the protein MDLLTWIIVGLVAGVLAGLVVGGVGLLGDIIVGIVGAFVGGWLFRQLGVTTPFSGLAGTIFTAFVGAVVLLFLLHALHRRRGGYGRRR; this is encoded by the coding sequence ATGGATCTGCTGACGTGGATTATCGTGGGACTGGTCGCGGGCGTGCTCGCCGGGCTGGTCGTAGGGGGCGTGGGGCTGCTGGGCGACATCATCGTGGGAATCGTGGGCGCGTTCGTCGGCGGATGGCTCTTCCGCCAGCTCGGCGTGACCACGCCGTTCAGCGGCCTGGCGGGAACCATCTTCACCGCGTTCGTCGGCGCGGTGGTGCTGCTCTTTCTGCTCCACGCCCTGCACAGGCGCCGGGGCGGGTACGGGCGACGCCGTTGA